The Brasilonema sennae CENA114 genome includes a region encoding these proteins:
- a CDS encoding Coenzyme F420 hydrogenase/dehydrogenase, beta subunit C-terminal domain has protein sequence MTSLSPHKKAKALKPSSRRPAKELCSECGLCDTYYIHYVKQACAFINQQIDKLEEQTHTRARNFDNSDELYFGVHQDMMAARKKEPVPGAQWTGIVSTIAIEMLNRGIVEGVVCVQNTKEDRFQPMPIIARTPEEILAARVNKPTLSPNLSVLQQVEKSGMKRLLVIGVGCQIQALRAVEKQLGLEKLYVLGTPCVDNVNRAGLQKFLETTSKSPDTVVHYEFMQDFRVHFKHEDGSTETVPFFGLKTNKLKDVFAPSCMSCFDYVNSLADLVVGYMGAPFGWQWIMVRNETGQQMLDLVTDQLETGPVMSKGDRTAAVQQSIPAYDKGVTLPMWAAKLMGVVIEKIGPKGLEYARFSIDSHFTRNYLYVKRNHPEKLDAHVPGFAKRIVEQYKLPE, from the coding sequence ATGACATCCCTGTCTCCTCACAAAAAAGCCAAAGCCCTCAAACCCAGTAGCCGTCGCCCTGCTAAAGAACTCTGTAGCGAGTGCGGTTTGTGCGACACATACTATATTCACTATGTCAAACAAGCTTGTGCTTTTATTAATCAGCAAATAGATAAACTCGAAGAACAGACGCACACTCGCGCTCGAAATTTTGACAATTCTGACGAGTTGTACTTTGGTGTGCATCAAGACATGATGGCGGCGCGGAAAAAGGAGCCTGTTCCTGGTGCTCAATGGACGGGAATTGTTAGTACCATCGCCATCGAAATGTTGAATCGCGGTATTGTTGAAGGTGTCGTTTGCGTACAAAACACCAAAGAAGACCGTTTTCAACCGATGCCCATCATTGCCCGTACGCCAGAGGAAATACTGGCAGCACGAGTCAATAAACCAACACTCTCACCAAATTTATCCGTCTTGCAACAAGTAGAAAAATCAGGAATGAAGCGGCTGTTGGTGATTGGTGTTGGTTGCCAAATTCAGGCATTACGAGCCGTCGAAAAACAACTAGGCTTAGAAAAACTTTACGTTTTAGGAACGCCTTGTGTCGATAATGTCAACCGTGCAGGACTGCAAAAATTCTTAGAAACAACCAGCAAATCACCTGACACGGTAGTGCATTACGAATTCATGCAAGACTTCCGGGTTCATTTCAAACACGAAGACGGCTCAACCGAAACGGTGCCTTTCTTTGGGCTAAAAACCAATAAACTGAAAGATGTGTTTGCCCCCTCCTGTATGAGTTGCTTTGATTACGTCAATTCTCTAGCAGATTTGGTCGTAGGTTACATGGGGGCACCTTTTGGGTGGCAATGGATTATGGTGAGAAATGAAACAGGTCAACAGATGCTGGACTTGGTGACAGATCAACTAGAAACTGGGCCAGTTATGTCAAAGGGCGATCGCACAGCCGCAGTCCAACAAAGTATACCCGCCTACGATAAAGGCGTTACCCTCCCGATGTGGGCGGCAAAATTAATGGGTGTCGTCATCGAAAAAATTGGCCCGAAAGGTTTAGAATACGCTCGTTTTTCAATTGATTCTCACTTCACCCGCAACTATTTGTATGTGAAGCGGAATCATCCAGAGAAATTAGATGCACACGTTCCAGGATTTGCCAAGCGTATCGTTGAGCAGTATAAGTTACCAGAGTAA
- the gshB gene encoding glutathione synthase, whose product MKLAFIIDPIHQLDPCHDTSVALMEAAQILGHEIWVTQVNQLSVVEGKAWALLERVELIPVQLVEGRYQAANPWYKLSSRTLVCLETLDAVFMRTDPPVTVAYLYATYILDYIDQNKTLVINSPSGIRAANEKMYALQFTKAIPETIVTPQKQLIRQFVEAQGRAVLKPLGNKAGEGILILEGGDRNFNSIIELSTLQGQVPVMVQTYLPEAKDGDKRIILLNGEPIGALNRLSSGSDFRNNMATGGTVAQTDITPREYEICTQLAETLRKDGLIFVGIDVIGGYLTEVNVTSPTGVREIDRFDGTRIGHQVIQWVERAKK is encoded by the coding sequence GTGAAACTGGCTTTTATCATTGATCCTATCCATCAACTTGATCCGTGTCACGACACAAGTGTTGCTCTGATGGAAGCAGCGCAAATTCTAGGACATGAAATTTGGGTAACTCAAGTCAATCAACTCAGTGTGGTGGAAGGCAAAGCTTGGGCGCTCTTAGAAAGAGTGGAACTTATACCCGTGCAGTTGGTAGAAGGACGTTATCAAGCAGCTAATCCTTGGTACAAGTTGAGTAGCCGTACCCTTGTTTGCCTAGAAACATTGGATGCCGTCTTTATGCGGACAGATCCACCTGTCACAGTTGCTTATCTTTATGCTACGTACATTCTGGACTACATAGACCAAAACAAAACTTTGGTTATCAACAGTCCTTCAGGAATTCGGGCGGCAAATGAAAAAATGTATGCCCTTCAGTTTACCAAAGCGATTCCAGAAACTATTGTTACTCCACAGAAGCAGTTGATTAGGCAATTTGTAGAGGCTCAAGGAAGAGCGGTACTCAAACCACTGGGGAATAAAGCCGGAGAAGGGATTTTAATTTTAGAAGGAGGCGATCGCAACTTCAATTCTATAATTGAACTCAGTACTCTCCAAGGTCAAGTTCCAGTTATGGTACAAACCTACTTACCGGAGGCAAAAGACGGAGACAAGCGGATTATCCTGCTCAATGGCGAGCCAATCGGTGCCCTCAATCGCCTTTCATCTGGCAGCGACTTTCGTAATAATATGGCAACAGGTGGTACGGTTGCCCAAACTGATATCACTCCAAGAGAGTATGAAATTTGCACCCAACTCGCTGAAACCTTACGCAAAGATGGCTTAATTTTTGTCGGCATTGACGTGATCGGTGGTTACCTGACCGAAGTCAACGTCACAAGTCCTACCGGAGTGCGTGAGATAGATCGGTTTGACGGCACTCGTATTGGTCATCAGGTAATTCAATGGGTTGAGCGGGCAAAAAAATGA
- the ftsZ gene encoding cell division protein FtsZ, whose protein sequence is MTLDNNQGLTYKNSQSPGQQGLSLAINSTNPFNNTGVNYGQNHDTKKIASEETRMGDIVPGRVANIKVIGVGGGGSNAVNRMIASDVIGVEFWSINTDAQALTLASAPARLQIGQKLTRGLGAGGNPAIGQKAAEESRDEIAKALEGADLVFITAGMGGGTGTGAAPIVAEVAKEMGALTVGVVTRPFIFEGRRRTSQAEQGVEGLKSRVDTLIIIPNNKLLEVIPEQTPMQEAFRYADDVLRQGVQGISDIITIPGLINVDFADVRAVMADAGSALMGIGIGSGKSRAREAAIAAISSPLLESSIEGARGVVFNITGGSDLTLHEVNAAAETIYEVVDPNANIIFGAVIDDRLQGEVRLTVIATGFTGEVQAAQQQNANQGRVVSPAATRRPMPQPQSQPQSQPQSQPQPPAANPPTPITEPKEKPGLDIPDFLRNRRTPRN, encoded by the coding sequence ATGACACTTGATAATAACCAAGGGCTTACCTATAAAAACTCCCAGTCTCCCGGACAGCAGGGGTTATCGCTGGCAATCAACTCGACCAATCCCTTTAATAATACTGGGGTAAACTATGGGCAAAACCATGACACCAAGAAGATTGCTAGTGAAGAAACACGAATGGGTGATATTGTTCCTGGTCGAGTCGCCAATATTAAAGTAATTGGTGTGGGTGGTGGCGGTAGTAATGCTGTTAACCGCATGATTGCGTCTGATGTAATTGGCGTAGAGTTTTGGTCAATTAACACTGATGCACAGGCTCTGACTTTAGCATCTGCTCCCGCTCGCTTGCAAATTGGACAGAAACTTACGCGGGGTTTAGGAGCCGGTGGTAACCCTGCTATTGGTCAAAAAGCTGCTGAAGAATCACGCGACGAAATCGCCAAGGCTTTAGAGGGTGCTGACTTAGTCTTTATCACTGCTGGTATGGGAGGAGGTACTGGTACTGGTGCAGCTCCGATTGTTGCTGAAGTGGCAAAAGAAATGGGCGCTCTCACTGTCGGCGTGGTGACGCGTCCATTTATCTTTGAAGGGCGTCGCCGCACCAGTCAAGCAGAGCAAGGTGTTGAAGGTCTAAAAAGTAGAGTGGATACACTCATCATTATCCCCAACAATAAGCTTTTGGAAGTCATCCCAGAGCAGACACCTATGCAGGAAGCTTTTCGCTATGCAGATGACGTGCTACGTCAAGGGGTACAAGGTATTTCAGATATCATCACAATCCCTGGTTTGATTAACGTTGACTTTGCCGATGTACGCGCTGTTATGGCGGATGCGGGATCAGCATTGATGGGGATTGGCATTGGCTCAGGAAAATCAAGAGCTAGAGAAGCAGCAATTGCTGCCATTTCTTCGCCGTTACTAGAGTCTTCAATTGAAGGAGCTAGAGGTGTTGTTTTTAACATTACTGGTGGTAGTGACCTGACTTTGCATGAAGTAAACGCCGCAGCAGAAACAATTTATGAAGTTGTTGATCCCAACGCCAATATTATTTTTGGAGCAGTGATTGATGATCGGCTCCAGGGTGAGGTCAGACTTACCGTAATTGCCACAGGATTTACAGGTGAAGTACAAGCTGCACAACAACAAAACGCCAATCAAGGACGGGTTGTCTCGCCAGCAGCAACAAGGCGACCAATGCCACAGCCACAGTCACAGCCACAATCACAGCCACAGTCACAGCCACAGCCACCAGCAGCTAATCCTCCAACGCCGATCACCGAACCCAAAGAAAAACCAGGACTAGACATACCGGATTTTCTCCGTAACCGACGCACACCCCGTAATTAA
- the psaB gene encoding photosystem I core protein PsaB yields the protein MATKFPKFSQDLAQDPTTRRLWYAIATGNDFESHDGMTEENLYQKIFATHFGHVAIIFLWASSLLFHVAWQGNFEQWIKDPLHIRPIAHAIWDPHFGKPAIEAFTQGGASYPVNITYSGLYHWWYTIGMRTNNELYVGSVFLLLLASLFLFAGWLHLQPKYRPSLAWFKSAEPRLNHHLAGLFGVSSLAWTGHLVHVAIPESRGIHVGWDNFLTTLPHPAGLAPFFTGNWAAYANNPDTANHVFGTSEGAGTAILTFLGGFHPQTESLWLTDMAHHHLAIAVIFIIAGHMYRTNFGIGHSIKEMLNAKNFFGSKTEGQFNLPHQGLYDTYNNSLHFQLSIHLAALGTITSLVAQHMYAMPPYAFIGKDYTTQAALYTHHQYIAVFIMLGAFAHAAIFWVRDYDPEQNKGNVLDRVLKHKEAIISHLSWVSLFLGFHTLGLYVHNDVVVAFGTPEKQILIEPVFAQFIQASHGKVLYGLNTLLSNPDSVAATAWPNYANVWLPGWLDAVNNTTNSLFLTIGPGDFLVHHAFALAIHTTVLVLVKGALDARGSKLMPDKKDFGYSFPCDGPGRGGTCDISAWDAFYMATFWALNTVGWVTFYWHWKHLGIWQGNVAQFNESSTYLMGWFRDYLWANSAQLINGYNPYGMNNLSVWAWMFLFGHLVWATGFMFLISWRGYWQELIETLVWAHERTPLANLIRWKDKPVAMSIVQGRLIGLAHFSVGYILTYGAFLIASTAGKFG from the coding sequence ATGGCAACAAAATTTCCAAAATTTAGCCAGGATCTAGCACAAGATCCGACTACGCGTCGGCTGTGGTATGCGATCGCAACAGGAAATGACTTTGAAAGCCACGATGGCATGACAGAAGAAAATCTTTACCAAAAGATATTCGCAACTCACTTCGGTCATGTGGCAATCATCTTCCTGTGGGCATCGAGCCTGCTGTTCCATGTAGCCTGGCAAGGTAACTTTGAACAGTGGATAAAAGATCCTCTGCATATCCGTCCAATCGCTCATGCAATCTGGGATCCGCACTTCGGGAAACCAGCAATAGAAGCCTTTACCCAAGGTGGGGCGAGCTATCCAGTCAATATCACCTACTCAGGCCTTTACCACTGGTGGTACACCATTGGTATGCGGACGAACAATGAACTGTATGTAGGTTCAGTATTCCTGCTGCTGTTAGCATCATTGTTCCTGTTTGCAGGTTGGTTGCACTTGCAACCGAAGTACCGTCCGAGCTTGGCTTGGTTTAAGAGTGCAGAACCACGTCTGAACCACCACCTAGCAGGTCTGTTTGGTGTGAGTTCTTTGGCTTGGACAGGTCACTTAGTTCACGTAGCAATACCCGAATCTCGGGGAATTCATGTGGGTTGGGACAACTTCCTAACGACCTTGCCTCACCCAGCGGGTTTAGCACCATTCTTTACGGGAAATTGGGCAGCTTACGCGAACAACCCTGACACAGCAAACCATGTGTTTGGCACGTCCGAAGGTGCAGGAACAGCAATTCTGACATTTTTGGGTGGGTTCCATCCTCAAACCGAATCGCTGTGGCTGACGGATATGGCTCACCACCACTTGGCGATCGCGGTAATTTTCATCATCGCCGGTCATATGTACCGGACGAACTTCGGAATTGGTCACAGCATCAAAGAAATGCTCAACGCCAAAAACTTCTTTGGCAGCAAAACCGAAGGTCAGTTCAATTTGCCTCACCAAGGACTGTACGACACGTACAACAACTCGCTGCACTTCCAGTTGTCGATCCACCTGGCAGCACTGGGAACAATCACGTCCTTGGTAGCGCAGCATATGTACGCGATGCCTCCTTACGCATTCATCGGTAAGGACTACACAACGCAAGCAGCTTTGTACACTCATCACCAATACATAGCTGTGTTCATAATGCTGGGTGCATTTGCTCACGCAGCAATCTTCTGGGTACGTGACTACGACCCAGAGCAAAACAAAGGCAACGTACTAGACCGGGTACTCAAGCACAAAGAAGCAATCATCTCGCACTTGAGCTGGGTGTCGTTGTTCTTGGGCTTCCATACCTTGGGTCTATACGTCCACAATGACGTAGTGGTTGCTTTCGGTACACCCGAAAAGCAGATCCTGATTGAGCCAGTGTTTGCACAATTCATTCAGGCTTCTCACGGAAAAGTGCTGTACGGGTTGAACACCTTGCTGTCTAATCCAGATAGCGTTGCAGCAACTGCTTGGCCTAACTACGCGAACGTTTGGTTACCAGGTTGGCTGGATGCAGTCAATAACACGACCAACTCGCTGTTCTTAACTATTGGTCCTGGTGACTTCTTGGTTCACCATGCGTTTGCTCTGGCGATCCACACCACAGTTCTGGTACTGGTAAAAGGTGCTTTGGATGCGCGTGGTTCCAAACTGATGCCCGATAAAAAGGACTTCGGTTACTCGTTCCCTTGCGACGGTCCCGGTCGTGGCGGTACTTGCGACATCTCGGCTTGGGACGCTTTCTACATGGCCACATTCTGGGCACTCAACACTGTAGGTTGGGTGACGTTCTACTGGCACTGGAAGCATCTGGGTATTTGGCAAGGAAACGTCGCACAATTCAACGAATCTTCAACTTACCTGATGGGCTGGTTCCGTGATTACCTGTGGGCGAACTCGGCTCAGTTAATTAACGGTTATAACCCCTACGGCATGAACAACTTGTCAGTGTGGGCTTGGATGTTCCTGTTCGGACACCTGGTTTGGGCGACAGGATTCATGTTCCTAATCTCTTGGAGAGGTTACTGGCAAGAGTTGATTGAAACTTTGGTTTGGGCACACGAGCGTACTCCTTTGGCGAACTTGATTCGCTGGAAAGACAAGCCCGTTGCCATGTCCATCGTTCAAGGTCGTCTGATTGGTTTAGCTCACTTCAGTGTGGGTTACATCTTGACCTACGGAGCATTCCTGATTGCCTCTACTGCTGGTAAGTTTGGTTGA
- the grxC gene encoding glutaredoxin 3 → MTAKVEIYTWRTCPYCIQAKNLLANKGVNYTEYSIDGDEAARNLMAKRANGRRSLPQIFINDHHVGGCDDIYALEDQGKLDELLASSKTV, encoded by the coding sequence ATGACTGCAAAAGTAGAAATTTATACTTGGAGAACTTGCCCATATTGTATTCAAGCCAAAAATTTGCTGGCAAACAAGGGGGTAAATTACACAGAATACAGCATTGATGGAGATGAAGCTGCACGCAATCTTATGGCTAAAAGAGCAAATGGCAGGCGCTCTTTACCACAAATTTTTATCAACGACCATCACGTTGGCGGTTGTGATGATATTTATGCCTTAGAAGATCAAGGCAAGCTGGATGAGCTACTAGCGTCGAGCAAAACTGTATAA